The sequence TGTTGCATAATTTTTGAATAACCTTCTATCTAAATCTAAAAGCTATGAAAAAGTCCATTTTTAGAATTCTGAATAAAATCAATAAAGCCGTCTTACCGAAGTTAAGTGATAAAGACCCGACAAAACTGACTAAAGTGCAGAAAGGAATTCTTGCGTACCGTTATTTTGTGTTGACTAATTCTTTGGATTGATAAGCTTTGCGTGAGGGATATGGAGGGCGCGGCGAAGACCGCGGTGCAAAGCACCGGAACGAAGTGGAGCCTGTAGAAGCCCGACCCGAGCATAGGGATTGCTTTGGAGAGGGGCACGCCATTATTCAAAACTCTAATTTTACACTTATCTTTTTCACTGATAGACAACACATTTTTGCTCATTCGTGGCGTAAAAAAAACGTCCCAAAATTTGGAACGTTTTCTATAACTTCAAGCTTCAGACTTCCGTCTTCCCGCTCTATTAATTTTCTAAGATGTAAGAGAACATCAATGGAGCACAAATCGTCGCATCACTTTCAACGATAAATTTCGGTGTTGTGATATCTAATTTACCCCAAGTAATTTTCTCGTTCGGAACTGCTCCTGAATAAGAACCATAAGAAGTCGTCGAATCTGAAATCTGACAGAAATAAGACCAGAACGGAATATCATGCATTTCCATATCCTGATACAACATCGGAACTACACAGATCGGGAAATCTCCTGCAATACCTCCACCAATCTGGAAGAAACCAACTCCTTTTCCTGCCGAGTTTTTCGTGTACCAATCTGCCAAATACGTCATGTATTCGATACCAGATTTCATTGTCGTTGCCGTCAGCTCACCTTTAATACAGTAAGAAGCAAAAATATTACCCATGGTAGAATCTTCCCATCCCGGAACAACGATTGGCAAGTTTTTCTCAGCCGCCGCAATCATCCAAGAATTTTCTCTCGGAATTTCGTAATACTGCTCCAACACTCCAGAAAGAATCATTTTGTACATGAATTCGTGCGGGAAATATCTTTCACCTTTAGCCTCAGCATCTTTCCAGATTTCTACGATGTGCTTCTGCAATCTTCTGAAAGCTTCTTCTTCAGGAATACAAGTATCTGTCACTCTGTTTAAGCCTCTTTCCAGCAAATCCCACTCATCCTGAGCAGTTAAATCTCTATAATGAGGAACTCTTTCGTAGTGAGAATGCGCCACCAAGTTCATCAAATCTTCTTCAAGGTTTGCTCCTGTACAAGAGATAAAATCAACTTTATCCTGACGGATCATTTCAGCCAAAATCTTTCCTAATTCAGCGGTAGACATTGCTCCAGCCAAAGTAATCATCATTTTTCCGCCTTCTTTCAGGTGGGCAACGTATCCTTTTGACGCGTCTACCAAAGCCGCTGCATTGAAGTGCAGGTAATATTTTTCTATGAACTCAGTAATCGGTTTGCTCATTTTTTTATTTTTTTACAAAGATAAAATTTAAAAACGGAAAGTCGCAGCTGCACTTAAAGAAAGTCTGCTTAAACCTTCTCTTTCGTCTTCACCGAAATTCACCGTCGTACCATTGTATTTCATCTTGCTAAGCGTTCCGCCTGTTAATCCCAATTTTGGACCAATAAAAATTTGATTGGTAATCGCATATTGATAAGCAAAATTCGCCTCCAAACCTAGATTAGAACCTGTTCCTTTTACAGAACCTGTTTTGGTGGTGTAAGTAATCACACCCAGTGCGATATCGTAATACAATTTGTGTTTTGTATCCTCTTTAAAGTTCGAAAACATAAAAGCCGGACCAACAAAACTGATGTTATCTTTAGTGCTTACAAATCCGGAAACAGTACCTCCGTTAATATCTTGCACAGTCAGTCTTCCATCGCTGGATGCCATATAATTTGAGTACTTTATACCGATAGCACCATTTCCTTTTAAATGATAATATGCAGAAACATCCACATTTAAACCAGTTTTCAGTCCTTTGATATAATCTTTTGTTTCTTTAGGAATTCCTGAAGGCATTTTTGCCAATCGCCACGCATAACCAACAGAGGGAATTATCGAAATTCTGGGTTCTGATTTTGGAGTTTCTTCTTGTGCTGAAAATAACAACGGGATTGCGAATGCTCCCGACATTAAAAGTTTTTTAAACATGGTCATCGATTTTCCGCAAAAATACTATTTTTTCTAAATGCGGAGAATTAAAATTTAAACCGTCTGTTTTCTTTTTTATTGGAATGCTGCTTTTTCTGCTCAATCCTTTTCTCCACCGAAGATCTCGTCGGTTTTGTTTTTGCCCTGAATTTTGGAATAATTAAAGCTTTATCCACCAACTCTAAGATTTTCTCTATTGCAATTTTCTTGTTTTGAAGCTGCGTTCGGCTTTCGGAAACACTCAGAAATAAAAATCCATCCAGATTAATTCTATTTTTCAGTTTTTCTGAGATTAAATCTTTCTGCCTCTCATTAAAAATTCAGACTCTGAAACTTTCCAAGTAACGGTAACAGCAGTTTCCACTTTATTCACATTTTGCCCTCCTGCCCCACTACTTCGGGAAGTTTTGAAATTCAGCTCTTTGGTAAAATCTTTCATATTTTGCATTTTAATTCCCCTCCTCTGGAGGGGTGGATCAATTTTCAAAAGAAAATTGAGACGGGGTGGTCTTTGAATTATATAATAAATCAATTGCTCTCAATCATTTGGCGAAGTTCAATTCTATTAACCTTTCCATTCGGCGTTCTTGGAATTTCATTCACAAAGATAATTTCCTTCGGTTTATGAAATTTTTGTTGATAGTTAATAGCTGATAATTGATGTATTAAAGATTCAGATTCTTCTCCTTCAATTACAGCTATCAATCTTTGCCCGAGACTTTCGTCCTTCAACCCTAAAAAAACAACTTCATTCGGAATTTCTTTTTTAACTAAAGCTTCCAGTTCTTCAGGAAATATTTTGGCTCCTCCCGAATTGATAATGTTATCTACTCTTCCTAAAAACCTGAATCGATTTTGATTAAATATTTCAACTAAATCATTAGTCTGTAATTTTTCATTATTCAAATTAGGTGCAAAAATTTTCAGACAACCTTTTTCGTCCAAAGAAATAGAAACACCCTCAAAAACGGTAAAATAATCATCCTGATTGGGATAAATCTCTTTCAACGCAATATGAGAAAGCGTTTCAGACATTCCGTAGGTCTCGTAAACTTTCGTTGAGGTATTAGAGTGTTGAAGTATTTGTGTGATTTTCGCTTTTAAAGATTCCGAAACAGCAGCTCCACCGATGATCAGATTTTTAATGAGATGAATTCTATCCAAAGAATTTTCAACCTGCAAAGGAGTCATTGCACAAAAATCAATTTCAATATCTAAATCTTCCAAAGGTTTTATTGACGGTTCGGTTATGATAAGATTTAATTTTCTTTCAAAAGCCCGCACCACCATCATTTTTCCTGAAATATATTCTACGGGAAGACAGACTAAGGCGGAATCATTTCCTTTTAATCCTAAAAAATCACACGTCATTTTTGCAGAATTAAGCATTTTCTTTTTCTCGATTTCAAATATTTTTGGAGTTCCGGTAGAACCTGAAGTCTGTACTTTTACCGTTTCAGAATCCGAAAGCCATTCTTCAAGAAAAAAAATACTTTTTTTCAAAATCTGTTTGAGGTTGTAAATTATTAATTTCGAGATTATTGAACTTGAGCAACATATTTCCGACCGTTTAAATGTTATGTAAATTTAAAGAAAAATTAAAAAATGATTTGTGAATAAAGAAAAAAGCTTTAAATTTGCATCACTAAAACAAACAGACCCATGGTGTAACGGTAGCACTCTGGTTTTTGGTACCATCAGTTGGGGTTCGAATCCCTGTGGGTCTACATAGCAGGAGAAATGATTATTATTATCGTTTCTCCTGTTTTCTTTTTTTGGCAACTCCTTGTTAATCTGGAAAATAAGATTTACGATGGTATTAATTCGGGTGGTTCGATAATGATTTCCGTCAAATTCCAGTTTTTCGGGAAAAATCGAACCGATAATTTTCCTTTTGACAGCAATTCCCCCTTCCGAGTACGTTTTCCAGATATTTGTAAGACTTTCAATAGCCTGATCGATGAGTTTTGGAATGTCAACTTTTGATTGCTCGGGTAGTATATTCAACTGAATTTCCAGTTTTTCAATTTGCTCTTTACAGTCCTTTTTTATCTCAATATATTCATCATCATCAATCGTTTCTGCAAGCAATTTATTTCTTGCTACGGACAATCTGGAATTTAATTTATCGATCTCATCTGATAGTGTTTTCTTTTCAATTCTAGGTGTTTTAATGAATCTCTCATAAGAATTTAAGAATACCTTTCTGACCAATTTCTTTACAGTTTCTGTCATTTGCAACGCCTTTAATCCATCCTCAAAAACAGAATTGACAATCTCAGCTCTGTGGCGAAAACCGCAGGTAGCGTTGCAATGATAATAATAGTATCTGTTATTTCTGCCTTTCGATGCACTTGCAGTAATATTCTTTCCGCAATTAGGACAGATCAAAAAGCCTCTCAATGGAAAATATTCATCTGATAATATCTTGGTGTTAGGTCTTTGTATTCTCTTTTTCCCATCTAAAATATCCTGCACCCTATAAAATAGAGACTCTGTGATCAAAGGCTGATGTTGACCAATAATAAAATAAGCATCTTCTTCTTTAAATTTGGGGATAAAGACCTTTCCACAATAGACAGGATTTCTGATGGCGATATGAAAAGACGTTCTGCTAATTTTCTTCCGAAGTGATTCGTTCATTTTTAATCTTATCTGATTAGAAGCATAGATTCCCTTCGATATTTCTTCGAATGCCCATTTCATTTTTGATGCCTCTGGTTCGCTGAGTGCGATGTACTTTTTGCCGTTTTCAGTTGTTTTGTTGGCATATCCGAATGGTGCTTTTCCCATTACACGACCTTCTTTTACAGCTCTTCTCATTCCATAAAATACATTCAATGCTCGTCGGTCGTTCTCGACCTCGGGCGCAGCCAGATAGATTGCCAGCATCATTTTATTTTCCGGAATAGAAAGATCAAGGGGTTGTTCAACCGCTTGCGGATCTATTCCCAATTTGGTAAGGATGCTTATCATCTGATAGGCATCGCCTGCGTTTCTGCTGAACCTGTCCCATTTGGTAAATAAGATCAGATTGGTTTTAGAACCTTTCTTTTTAAGCTCAACCAACAATTTTGTCCATTCGGGACGGTTGAAGGATTTTGCAGAATGGTCTTCGTAGATAACTCTTCCAACGGTAATATTATTTTGTGAGCAAAAGCGACGTAATCGCTCTTCCTGATCCCTTTGGGAATAGCCTTTGTCTGCTTGTTCGTCTGTAGAAACACGAATATATAGGTCTGCTGTTTTCATAATGATAAATATTTAAATTTTGTGCGTAATGTTGACTGTATGATCAAAGAAGAGAGAGGTGTAATTAACTGTATTCCCGTTTCATAAATGACGCTATGCCGAGAAGTATGTCACTCTTCATCGTTGTCAAAATACTTTTTGATAACGATCAATGTAAGACTGTAGAGAAATTCCATTATCGCTTCGGCTTCCTCCTGCGTTACTTCCATACCTTCGCTTTTGAAGTATTCCATTACTTCCTCTATAGGAATCCTTTTGATTTCTTTTGGCTGAGACATAAATACAGAATTTCCCTAAATATAATTCAGAGAAATTCCAACATTAGATCTTTGATATGTATTGGCATCAATAGTCTTTATTAGTCTGCCTACTCATTGTTATCTCAATAATATAATCTTATTTTATTTCCTTTTTCTCTTCGGAATAGGCTTCAATTCACCTGAAAAATCAAACATATTAACTTGACTTCCTTCGAATGGATTGTAAGAAGGCTGGTAATCGAAATAACCTGAAGAATGTAGTTCCTTTATACACTTATGATAAGTAGCTCTTGAGTGTATTTTACTAATTCGCATAACCTCATCCCTAGAGATATGGATCGGATTCTTAAAGCGATTGAAGTTCCAGAATTGAAATAAAGCCATATACAGGCTGATATGCGTGGGATTTAATGAGTTTTCTTGTGTTACTTTCCCAAAGAAGGCTGTTAAATGTTTGATGTAATTCATTTGCTTGATAGTAATTTGCTGATATCCAATTGAAATATCTCGCAGTGAAAAGCTTGAGAAAGATGAAATAATTATGAAGGTTTATTATTTAATAACTGCTCGATATCTTTGTAATTGTAATATAAAGTTCCTCCAATGCGGGTGTAAGACAAAGTTCCATTAACACGAAGGTTCTGTAATGTTCCAGTGGAAATTTTTAGAAGTTCTTTGACCTCCGTTGATCTTAGCCACAATTTCTTTTCTGAATTTTTGACTTGAAGCAGGTTCTTAATTTCTTCCAGTAATTCTGTCTTGAATATTTGTAAATCTTCTTTTGTAATGATATCTATTTTCATAAGTGTAAATTTGATTTTATTCATCGATCATCTGAAACTGAGGAAAAGTGAGAAATAGAGTCCTGAATTATAAAGAACGTACATTTCAATTAATAGTTTTTTCATATAAAGAGTCTATCTCAAAACTCAGTATTAATTTACCGCCGAGCACAGTTTCCTTGAGCTCATCCATCAACTTGTCTACAATCATTTTCATGTGATCTGCTTTCTCAGTGTTAACTTTTGCTATACTGTGATGTACGCTCATATTATAATCAGTAAAAGAAAATATGTTATTAGAGAATTGATCAAATAGATAGTGGTACTTATGTATGTCCATATCTGCGTAGATACATAGTTGCCAAAGGGCTTCTGTGGTCATATAATTTGGCAGATAGTAGGTTTTTGCATAGATGTATGTTCTACAAAAGGACAAGAGAAATAAAGCAAAGATATTATCTACCCCTTGATAATTTTCTTTTTCTCCATCAATCAGTTTATAAAACTGCAATGAACTTCCCAATGTGCTTTTGTAATAAAAATACAGGTCATTGTGCTGTGGATGATGGGGCGTTTCCCAATGTGGTTCCGGATGATACTGATCTGAGGAATAGACGAGATGTTTACCTTGCATAATGAAAACAAAGAAGCTCTGGTACTCACGGAGATTCTTTTGAATCCAGTAACGATCGTGACCCACCAATAAAAACCTGTATTGAGTTCCAAAAAGGCTCATCAAAGAATGCGTGATGGCTTTAATTTTTTCATTGTTTACATTCAGACCAATTAGCAGGAAATAGTAAGTTTTGACATCTCCATACGTTGTTTGATGAAAAAAATAGATCTGTTCCAATTCTGCGAAGGTCAATATTCTGTCAATAGCCTTCTCGAGAATTTCATCTTTTGGAGAGTCCTCGATTGGAAATAGACTTTCACCAGCATTACATATCTTCTCGTATTGCTTTTTGATAAGATATTTCAAATTGTAGAATCTAACTGTAATAAATGTATATAATGAATCCGAAATGATGCGCAACGAATCAAACATTTCTGAATTGTAGATTATATCATCCTCTTCAATTAAATTCTTTGTTTCTTCAAAAATTTCAGTGATAAAATATTCGTGCTGATTTTTTTTGACAAAATGAAGCTTGAGTTCTGGAATGTAGATCAGCAGTTTATTTATCCTTTTGTTCAGATCAATGTTGAATGTCCTGTTTCCGGTAAATAATTCTTCCAAATATTCAAGATCATATTCTATCAGTTTTTCATAAGAAGTAAAGACACTATTGTAGGAATTCTCAGCGATCAGTCTTTCGACCTGCAACTGATGGATCTCGTGGTCGTGGTGAAAAGTATCTTCGTAATGATTAAACTTTTTGTGATATTTTTTCCAGTTTCTATTGATCAAAACTGAAGAACGAGAGTCTTCTTTCTGATAAATCATTGATGATTGCTGACAATAGTATTCTATGAATGGATGACCTTTTGAGAATTGGTATTCGATTCTGGAATAATCAATGAAATAAATATAGATCTGATATTGTTCTCTGACTTCGGCAACCCATCTTTTTGACTGCAATTTTAAAGCATCTGCATTTTTAGAAACGGAGATCAGTAGGTGTGATTTCGTTGAGTTCTTTTCCTGCTTGTGGAATATCTCAACAATTGAATAGTCGTGTACAAGATAATTCAATGTATTTTCCAAGAACTCGTTGGCGAGAACTGAAAACGGAGATTTATTTGGCGTTTTCATAGCTGATCGTTTTTTGTTTCATAATCACTATCGTAGTATATAAAGATAGCCTCAATAAATAAGCGAACCAAGGCAAACCATACCATCATATCGATATGTACACCCATTTCGGGATCGCTGTCAAATCCCAAAGTCTGTTTCAAAACAAAATCAGGGTCTTTAATATTTTCTTGATATTTCTTAAAGTAATCAATTCCTACTATTGATAATATTAGGAGGAATAGCTCATTAATACATTCCTCGGAAGTGATTGCATTCATTATATAATTTATGCTATCAAATTGAGTCACATCATCGACCTTGGATTTACTCAAATTACCCTTATCCTTGTCAAAGTAAAAATGAATGAGTAATAACAGGCAGGACAGCAGTCCTGCCGTCTTGACATCCCGCCTGCTTGCATCTTTGATCTCAATCTCTCCTGATAATAATTTCTCCAATTCGTATTCTTGAATCAAATCAGGATAGCTATCGAGCAGTTCTGTAAGTGTGGGATTATTCAGTTGGTCACGCAGGCAGAATATACCTAATTCAAGATCTTCTCCTTGAGAATTCTGAACCAGAATACTTAATGCGATCTCAGCTTGCTCTCTTGTTTGTACAAGCTGTTTCTCTTTACTAAAGGGTGTGTTCTTTTTCATTTCAATAATTTTGCTTTAGTAAAGTTGACGAAGGAGTGAAGGATATTCTATTCTAGAAAGGGATATATTATTCAGAATTACCCGTCACGTATTTTTGATCTTTTCTATTCCACGCTCGCGCATCAACTGTGCTGCATCAAGCATTTTGACCACATGGATATACGGTGTTATTAAATCAATGTCAACAAACTCTTCGACGAAAGGAGACGCTGATAGATGTAAGATCTCACAAAGAAAAAAATCAAATTCGGCAATGGTTTTTTCGGTAAATGCTCTTTGAAATACAAGGAAAGGATTAAGATATTCGTCCTTTAATAAAGAAGCTTGATGCAGGTAAGACCAGCTTTCGGGTGCTTTTTTGATCTTCCATTTTTTGTCTTTTCGCTGTATCCTTACACAGGCTTTCAGGAAAGAGCGGAAAGCAGTGTAAAAGACAAATAGCTGTCCCGGATAATCACTATTGTAGACTTCTTTCTTTTGGACAAACAGCATTGCTCCTGCCAAGATTTGCTTGTGTGAATCCAGATCTGCATAATCAAAAAAGGAGTCGATCAGTGCAAAAGGATCCTCAATCTCTTCTGCTGACCAGAAAAAAGATTCCAAGGATATTTTAGAATTTTTCATAGGAAAAGGATTTAATATAGAGAACTAAATTCTGTTGTTGCCGTCGACTAATCTATTCTTTTAGTGAATAAAATATCCGTTGGAAGGGATATTTTACAGGATAATTTTTTAACTTTACAATTCAGACGAATTAACAGAAATGGCTTTATCTTTAAGCCTTTAAAATTTTGATAACCGCTATGGAACAGAAAATACATCAGGGAAGAAACGTGAAACGCTTTAGAGAAATGCTTGGAATCAAGCAGGAGGCTTTA comes from Chryseobacterium sp. 3008163 and encodes:
- a CDS encoding deoxyhypusine synthase family protein, with translation MSKPITEFIEKYYLHFNAAALVDASKGYVAHLKEGGKMMITLAGAMSTAELGKILAEMIRQDKVDFISCTGANLEEDLMNLVAHSHYERVPHYRDLTAQDEWDLLERGLNRVTDTCIPEEEAFRRLQKHIVEIWKDAEAKGERYFPHEFMYKMILSGVLEQYYEIPRENSWMIAAAEKNLPIVVPGWEDSTMGNIFASYCIKGELTATTMKSGIEYMTYLADWYTKNSAGKGVGFFQIGGGIAGDFPICVVPMLYQDMEMHDIPFWSYFCQISDSTTSYGSYSGAVPNEKITWGKLDITTPKFIVESDATICAPLMFSYILEN
- a CDS encoding peptide chain release factor family protein; the encoded protein is MKDFTKELNFKTSRSSGAGGQNVNKVETAVTVTWKVSESEFLMRGRKI
- a CDS encoding DUF2624 family protein, producing the protein MSQPKEIKRIPIEEVMEYFKSEGMEVTQEEAEAIMEFLYSLTLIVIKKYFDNDEE
- a CDS encoding helix-turn-helix domain-containing protein: MKIDIITKEDLQIFKTELLEEIKNLLQVKNSEKKLWLRSTEVKELLKISTGTLQNLRVNGTLSYTRIGGTLYYNYKDIEQLLNNKPS